In Agromyces sp. Leaf222, the genomic window ACCGAGATGTGGCGCAATGCGGCGACGGTCGCCAACGTGGTGACGCTGCGCGAGCGCGGCATCACGATCATCGGTCCCGCGGTCGGCCAGCTCACCGGCACCGACAGCGGACCAGGTCGCATGGAGGAGCCCGACGTCATCGTCGCGGCCGCACTGGCCAGGGTCGCGGCTGCCGCTCCCGAGGCGCGCGGTGATCTCGCCGGTCGCCACGTGGTCGTGACGGCGGGCGGCACGCGCGAGCCGCTCGATCCCGTGCGCTTCCTGGGCAACCGTTCCAGCGGCAAGCAGGGCGTCGCGATCGCCGAGGCGGCGCGCGCCAGGGGTGCTCGGGTGACGCTGATCGCCGCGAACCTCGAGGTCGCCGCGCCCGGCGGTTGCGACATCCGCCCGGTCTCGACGACCCTCGAGCTGCAGGCTGCAGTGACCGAGGCCGCACAGGGCGCCGACCTGGTGGTCATGGCGGCCGCGGTCGCCGACTACCGTCCCGCCGAGGTCAGCGAGTCGAAGATCAAGAAGCAGCCGGGCGACGACGGGCTCACCCTCGAGCTCGTGCGCAACCCCGACATCCTCGCCGGGCTCGGACATGCGCCCCATGATGGCACGCTGCTCGTGGGGTTCGCGGCAGAGACCGAGGCCGACGACGACCGACTGCTCGCGCTCGGCGCGGCCAAGCTCGAGGCGAAGGGCGCCGACCTGCTCGTGGTCAATCGCGTCGGCTGGACCGAGGGCTTCGCCCGAGACGACAACCGCGTCGTCATCCTCGGCAATGAAGGTGTCCTCGCGCGTGCCGTCGGCAGCAAGATGTCAGTGGCGCACGAGATCCTCGATGTCGCAGTGCCGCAGCTGCACGACCGAGCACCGGGTTCGAGCGACGGGCCTGAGCGGTCGGATCCGTCCGGCTGACGCCGGGATCCCGCCGACGCCCGAGCCGCACACGCATCACCGACGAAAGTAGAACCGCGACCATGAGCCAGCTTCGACTGTTCACCTCCGAGTCGGTCACCGAGGGGCACCCCGACAAGATCTGCGACCAGATCTCGGACTCCATCCTCGACGCGCTGCTGACGGTCGACCCGCACAGCCGGGTCGCGGTCGAGACGCTCGTGACGACCGGCTTGGTGCACGTCGCAGGCGAGGTCACCACCTCGGGGTACGTCGAGATCCCGGCGATCGTGCGCGAGCGGGTCACCTCGATCGGCTACAACTCCTCCGACGTCTGGTTCGACGGCCGCTCGTGCGGCGTGTCCGTCTCGATCGGCGGCCAGTCGCCCGACATCGCGCAGGGTGTCGACGACGCGTTCGAGTCGCGCGAGCGCTCGAGCGAAGACCTCCTCGACAAGCAGGGGGCCGGCGATCAGGGCATCATGTTCGGCTACGCCACGCGCGAGACGCCGCAGCTCATGCCGGTGCCGATCTGGATCGCGCACCGCCTCGCCGAACGGCTCACCGAGGTGCGCAAGGGCGGCGAGCTCGACTACCTGCGCCCCGACGGCAAGACCCAGGTCACGGTCGGCTACGACGGGCAGGTGCCCCGCACCATCGAGACGGTCGTGCTCTCGACCCAGCATTCGCCGAAGGTCTCGACCGAGCAGCTCCGCGCCGAGGTCGAGGAGCTCGTGATCAAGCCCGTGCTCGACACCGTCGATCTCGCGCGCCCAGAGCTCAACGTCCTCATCAACCCGACCGGGCGGTTCGAGATCGGCGGCCCGCAGGGCGACGCCGGGCTGACCGGCCGCAAGATCATCATCGACACCTACGGCGGTGCCAGCCGGCACGGCGGCGGCGCGTTCAGCGGCAAGGACCCCTCGAAGGTCGACCGCTCCGCGGCCTACGCCATGCGATGGGTCGCGAAGAACGCGGTCGCGGCCGGCCTCGCCGACCGGCTCGAGGTCCAGATCGCGTACGCGATCGGCAAGGCAGCGCCGGTGGGCCTCTACGTCGAGACGTTCGGCACGGCCCAGGTGCCGGAAGAGCGCATCATCGCCGCGATCCGCGAGGTGTTCGACCTCCGCCCTGCGGCGATCATCCGCGATCTCGACCTGCTGCGGCCGATCTACGCCCAGACCGCCGCCTACGGGCACTTCGGGCGCGAACTCCCCGACTTCACGTGGGAGCGTCTCGACCGCGTCGACGACCTGCGCGCCACCGCCGGGCTCTGACGTGGCGGGCGGCTCCGTCGCCAGGGTGCTGCTCGACTCCCCGCTTCCGCAGCTCGACCAGCTCTTCGACTACCGGGTTCCCGAGCGACTGCGCGACCAGGCGCGACCCGGGGTGCGCGTGCGCGCGCCGCTGCGGTCCGGCGGGCGCATCGCGAACGGCTGGCTGGTCGAGCTCGCCGAGACGAGCGAGTTCGAGGGGCGGCTCAGCGACCTCGAAGACGTCGTCTCCGAGGTGCCGCTGCTGACCCCCGAGGTCTGGACGCTCGCCCGTGCTGCCGCCGATCGCGCGGCGGGCAATGCGAGCGACGTGCTGCGACTCGCGGTGCCGTCCCGGTACGTGCGCGTCGAGCGCGCCTGGTCTGCGGCGGCGCCGGACACGGGTGAGCTCCCCGTCGACGTGGCTCCCGTGCACGGCGCTCCATCGGGCCGCGTCGAGACCGGCATCGCGGCGGGCGAGCGGATGTCGCTGGCCGCCGATCCTCGCCCGGTTCGCCTCTCCTCGGGGGTCTGGGTCGGCGCCTGGGCGTTGACGATGGCGCAGGCCGCGGCCCACGCGCTCGCCTCCGATCGGTCGAGCCTGCTCGTGGTGCCCGACTACCGCGACCAGGATCAGCTCGAGGCGGCCCTCGCGGCCACGGTCGATGCGCGACGCGTGCTGCGCACCGACGCCAGGCAGGCCGGCGGCGTCAGGTTCCGGGCGTTCCTCGACGCGACGGGCGATGCGGCGCGCGTGATCATCGGCAATCGGTCGACGGTGTACGCACCGGCGAGTCGGCTCGGGCTCATCGCGCTGTGGGACGACGGCGACTCGCTCATGAACGAGCCGCTGTCGCCCGGCGTGCACCCGAGGGACGCCGCGCTGATCCGTCAGGAGCAGTCCGGGGCGGCCATGCTCGTGCTCTCGCACTCGCCGAGCGTCGAGGTGGCGCGGCTCGTCGAGATCGGCTGGATGCACGAGGTTCCGGCCGAGCGCCACGCACGGCCACGGGTGATCGCGACCGAGCATCAGCACACGCCCGAGACGACCTCGGCGCGCATCCCCACCGCGGCGTGGCGCCAGGCGCAGGAGGCGGTGCAGTCGGGCCCGGTGCTGGTGCAGGTGGCGCGCCCGGGCAACACGCCGCAGCTGGCGTGCGACCGCTGCCGAGAGCCGGCCAGGTGCGCCGCGTGCGGCGGCGGGCTCGCGATCCCGCGCTCGGGTGGGGCGGCGAGATGCGTGCTCTGCGGCACCGCGGCGACGGGCTGGGCGTGCCCGACGTGCGAGGGCACCCGCCTGCGTGCGGTCACGATCGGGGCCAGTCGAACGGCCGACGAGTTGGGCCGGGCGTTCCCGAACACGAGGGTGGTGCTCTCCGACGGCGAGAAGCCCGTGCTGCGCGTCGGCGGCGAGCCCGCCCTGGTGGTCGCGACGAGGGGTGCCGAGCCGATCGCCGACGGCGGCTATCGCGCCGTGCTGCTGCTCGACGGCGAACGCATGCTGCTCCGCGAGTCCCTCCGGGTGGCCGAGGACTGCCTGCGGTGGTGGTCGAACGCGGCGGCGCTCGTGGCTCCGGGCTCGCCGGTGTTCCTGGTCGGCGTCGGCGGTGCGCTCGCGACCGCGTTGACGACGTGGCGGCAGGCCGACTGGGCCGGCGCCGAACTCGCGTCGCGGCGGGCGCTGCGGTTCCCGCCCGCGGTGCGGGTGGCGAGCGTCACCGCGTCGGCGGCGAACGTGGCGGCGGCGATCACGGCGGCCGAGGCCGCCGTCGGCGTCGATGTGCTCGGACCGGTCCCTGTCGATGACGGCCTCGTGCGGGCCCTCGTGCGGTTCGACTACGGTTCGGGGGCGCGAGTGGCAAACGAGTTGCGTTCCGAGATGATCCGGGTCGCGACCGAGCGTCGCAGGCCCGTCGCCGGCCGTCCGGTTCGGAGGCCCGCCGTGCTCCGGGTGCGGTTCGACGACCCCGAGGTGCCCTGAATCGCGTTCCGCCCCGACCCCGACGACGACGTCGGATCCGGCGTCGACCCGGTCGTCGGCGACAATGGAGTGTGCAGAAGCTCCGACTCGTCTTCGCCGGTACCCCGGCGGCCGCCGTCCCCTCGCTCGAACGGCTCGCCGCGAGCGGCCATGAGATCGTGGCGGTGGTCACGCGTCCGGCTGCGCCGCTCGGGCGCAAGCGCGTGCTGACGCCGTCGGCCGTGGCCCAGGCGGCCGAGCGGCTCGGACTCCCGATCATCGAGGCGGCCCGGCTCGATGCCGATGCCACGGCGCGCATCGCGGCATCCGGCCCCGATCTCGGGGTCATCGTCGCCTATGGCGGGCTCGTGCGCGAGCCCCTGCTCTCGATGCCGGCGCACGGTTGGATCAACCTGCACTTCTCGCTGCTGCCCGCATGGCGTGGCGCCGCACCGGTGCAGCACGCGCTGATCGCGGGGGAGTCCGAGACGGGTGCGGCGGTGTTCCAGCTCGTGTCCGAGCTCGACGCCGGAGACGTGTTCGCCGAGCTGCGACGGCCGATCGTGGCGCAGGACACGGCGGGCAGCCTGCTCGACGAACTCGCCGTCTCGGGGGCCGAGCTGCTCGAGGGGGTCGTCGACGGCCTCGCCGACGGGTCGGCGAAGGCCGTCCCTCAGAAGGGAGCCGCATCGTTCGCCCCGAAGCTCGGCATCGACGACGCGCGACTCGACTGGGCCGTGCCCGCGGCCGAGGTGCTCGCGCGCTACCGCGGCGTCACCCCCGAGCCCGGCGCCTGGACCACGGTCGAGGGCCAGCGGGTGAAGGTGCTCGAGCTCGCGTCCGTCGATGCGGGCGCCGACGAGCCGCGTCTCGGCCCGGGGGAGCTGGCGGCGAGCGGGCGACGCCTGCTCGTCGGAACGGCCGATGCGCCGCTCGAGGTACGACGTGTGCAGCCTGCGGGCCGCACGGGCATGGCGGCCGCCGACTGGTGGCGCGGTGCCGGACGGGACGGGGTGGTGGCCGAATGAGCGAGCAGCGTGGTGGGGCCCGAGGAGGCGCTCCGCGGCGAGGGGGCCGTCGACCGGATGCCCCCCAGCCGGCGCGCATCTCGCCAGCACGCCGGGTCGCGTTCGAGGTGCTCGAAGCGGTGCGCGTCGACGAGGCGTACGCCAACCTGCTGCTTCCGACGCGCATCCGCAGGGCGAAGCTCAGCCATGCCGACGCCGCCCTCGCGACCGAGCTGACCTACGGCACCCTGCGTCGGCAGGGCACCTACGACCGCGTGATCGAGCTCGCCGCCGACCGTCCGGCCGACGCGATCGATCCGGCCGTGCTGAACGTGCTGCGCCTGGGCGTGCACCAGCTGCTCGCGACGCGGGTGCCGACGCACGCGGCCGTCAACGAGCAGGTCGACCTCGTGCGCACCGTCGCACCCAAGGCGTCCGGGTTCGTCAACGCGGTGCTCCGCACGGTCTCGCGCACCGAC contains:
- the coaBC gene encoding bifunctional phosphopantothenoylcysteine decarboxylase/phosphopantothenate--cysteine ligase CoaBC is translated as MSRLNIVVGITGGIAAYKAVGVVRALVLAGHDVHVVPTDGALRFVGRPTLEAISRNPVHTDLYEGVAEVRHVAIGQAADLIVIAPATANTIAKLAAGLADDLLGNTVLASEAPIVIAPAMHTEMWRNAATVANVVTLRERGITIIGPAVGQLTGTDSGPGRMEEPDVIVAAALARVAAAAPEARGDLAGRHVVVTAGGTREPLDPVRFLGNRSSGKQGVAIAEAARARGARVTLIAANLEVAAPGGCDIRPVSTTLELQAAVTEAAQGADLVVMAAAVADYRPAEVSESKIKKQPGDDGLTLELVRNPDILAGLGHAPHDGTLLVGFAAETEADDDRLLALGAAKLEAKGADLLVVNRVGWTEGFARDDNRVVILGNEGVLARAVGSKMSVAHEILDVAVPQLHDRAPGSSDGPERSDPSG
- the metK gene encoding methionine adenosyltransferase; this encodes MSQLRLFTSESVTEGHPDKICDQISDSILDALLTVDPHSRVAVETLVTTGLVHVAGEVTTSGYVEIPAIVRERVTSIGYNSSDVWFDGRSCGVSVSIGGQSPDIAQGVDDAFESRERSSEDLLDKQGAGDQGIMFGYATRETPQLMPVPIWIAHRLAERLTEVRKGGELDYLRPDGKTQVTVGYDGQVPRTIETVVLSTQHSPKVSTEQLRAEVEELVIKPVLDTVDLARPELNVLINPTGRFEIGGPQGDAGLTGRKIIIDTYGGASRHGGGAFSGKDPSKVDRSAAYAMRWVAKNAVAAGLADRLEVQIAYAIGKAAPVGLYVETFGTAQVPEERIIAAIREVFDLRPAAIIRDLDLLRPIYAQTAAYGHFGRELPDFTWERLDRVDDLRATAGL
- the fmt gene encoding methionyl-tRNA formyltransferase, yielding MQKLRLVFAGTPAAAVPSLERLAASGHEIVAVVTRPAAPLGRKRVLTPSAVAQAAERLGLPIIEAARLDADATARIAASGPDLGVIVAYGGLVREPLLSMPAHGWINLHFSLLPAWRGAAPVQHALIAGESETGAAVFQLVSELDAGDVFAELRRPIVAQDTAGSLLDELAVSGAELLEGVVDGLADGSAKAVPQKGAASFAPKLGIDDARLDWAVPAAEVLARYRGVTPEPGAWTTVEGQRVKVLELASVDAGADEPRLGPGELAASGRRLLVGTADAPLEVRRVQPAGRTGMAAADWWRGAGRDGVVAE